The following proteins come from a genomic window of Oceanibaculum indicum P24:
- a CDS encoding acyl-CoA dehydrogenase family protein: MALDQETFDQLVQTVRRFIRERLVPLERQVDETDRIPDEIVEEMKELGLFGLSIPQEYGGIGLNVTEEVKLAFELGYTSPAFRSIIGTNNGIGSQGIVNDGTPEQKAKYLPKLASGEIIGSFCLTEPDVGSDAASLRTSARMDGNEYVINGTKRYITNAPHAGVFTVMARTDPDNKGAGGISAFVVENGLPGLKFGKADKKMGQKGAHVCDVIFEDVRVPADSIIGGKEGMGFKTAMKVLDRGRINIAAACVGVAQRLIEESVRYATERKQFGQAIANYQLIQAMLADSQTECYAAKMMVLDAAEKRDRGENTIQEAACAKYYASEMVGRVADRAVQIHGGAGYLAEYNVERFYRDVRLFRIYEGTSQIQQLIIAREMLKRFAG, from the coding sequence GTGGCCCTCGACCAGGAAACCTTCGACCAGCTTGTCCAGACCGTCCGCCGCTTCATCCGCGAGCGGCTTGTGCCGCTGGAGCGGCAGGTTGACGAAACCGACAGGATACCCGACGAGATCGTCGAGGAGATGAAGGAGCTGGGCCTGTTCGGCCTGTCGATCCCGCAGGAATATGGCGGCATCGGCCTGAATGTGACCGAGGAAGTGAAGCTGGCCTTCGAGCTGGGCTACACCTCGCCCGCCTTCCGCTCGATCATCGGCACCAACAACGGCATCGGCTCGCAGGGCATCGTCAATGACGGCACGCCGGAGCAGAAGGCGAAGTACCTGCCGAAGCTGGCCAGCGGCGAGATCATCGGCAGCTTCTGCCTGACCGAGCCGGATGTCGGTTCCGACGCCGCCTCGCTGCGCACCAGCGCACGCATGGACGGCAACGAATATGTGATCAACGGCACCAAGCGCTACATCACCAACGCGCCGCATGCCGGTGTCTTCACCGTGATGGCCCGCACCGACCCGGACAATAAGGGTGCCGGCGGCATCTCCGCCTTCGTCGTCGAGAATGGCCTGCCCGGCCTGAAGTTCGGCAAGGCCGACAAGAAGATGGGCCAGAAGGGCGCGCATGTCTGCGACGTCATCTTCGAGGATGTGCGCGTGCCCGCCGATTCGATCATCGGCGGCAAGGAAGGCATGGGCTTCAAGACCGCGATGAAGGTGCTGGACCGTGGCCGCATCAACATCGCCGCCGCCTGCGTCGGCGTCGCCCAGCGGCTGATCGAGGAGAGCGTGCGCTACGCCACGGAGCGCAAGCAGTTCGGCCAGGCCATCGCCAACTACCAGCTGATCCAGGCGATGCTGGCGGATTCGCAGACCGAATGCTACGCCGCCAAGATGATGGTGCTGGACGCCGCCGAGAAGCGCGACCGAGGCGAGAACACCATCCAGGAAGCGGCCTGCGCGAAATACTACGCCTCCGAGATGGTTGGCCGCGTCGCCGACCGCGCCGTGCAGATCCATGGCGGGGCGGGCTATCTGGCGGAATATAATGTGGAGCGCTTCTACCGCGATGTCCGCCTGTTCCGCATCTATGAGGGCACCTCGCAGATCCAGCAGCTCATCATCGCGCGCGAAATGCTGAAGCGGTTCGCCGGCTGA
- a CDS encoding IclR family transcriptional regulator, producing MMLKSAEASGKDVPLYEDDLLEEEAKDRQFVTALARGLDVLRCFRPGDVGLGNQEIAERTRLPKPTISRLTYTLTRLGYLTYSERLGVYQLGSGVLALGYAMLSGLDIRERARPLMQDLANDANASVALGTRDRLSMVYVECCKGPGTVTLRLDVGSRVPIATTAMGRSLLSVLPEAERDYLMESMRERFPDRYPAVKAGIEKAMEEMDRYGFCLSLGDWQSDVHAVGVPLLSADRSAVFALNCGGPSFILSPDYLKNEAGPRLAEIARQLTAR from the coding sequence ATGATGTTGAAATCTGCGGAAGCCAGCGGAAAGGATGTGCCGCTCTACGAGGATGATCTTCTGGAGGAGGAAGCGAAGGACCGGCAGTTCGTCACCGCGCTGGCGCGCGGGCTGGATGTGCTGCGCTGCTTCCGGCCCGGCGATGTGGGGCTGGGCAACCAGGAAATCGCCGAGCGCACTCGCCTGCCGAAGCCGACCATCTCCCGCCTGACCTATACGCTGACACGGCTGGGCTACCTGACCTATTCCGAACGGCTGGGCGTCTATCAGCTGGGTTCCGGCGTGCTGGCGCTGGGCTATGCGATGCTGTCGGGCCTCGATATCCGCGAACGCGCGCGGCCGCTGATGCAGGACCTCGCCAATGACGCCAATGCCTCGGTCGCGCTCGGCACCCGCGACCGGCTGTCGATGGTCTATGTCGAATGCTGCAAGGGGCCGGGCACGGTGACGCTGCGCCTCGATGTCGGCTCGCGCGTGCCGATCGCGACCACGGCGATGGGGCGCTCGTTGCTGAGCGTGCTGCCGGAGGCCGAGCGGGACTATCTGATGGAGTCGATGCGCGAGCGTTTCCCGGACCGTTATCCGGCGGTGAAGGCCGGCATCGAGAAGGCGATGGAGGAGATGGACCGCTATGGCTTCTGCCTCTCGCTGGGTGACTGGCAGTCGGATGTGCACGCGGTCGGCGTGCCGCTGCTGTCGGCGGACCGGTCGGCGGTGTTCGCGCTGAATTGCGGCGGGCCGTCCTTCATCCTGTCGCCCGACTATCTTAAGAACGAGGCCGGCCCGCGCCTGGCCGAGATCGCCCGGCAATTGACGGCGCGTTAG